A window of Roseovarius sp. THAF27 contains these coding sequences:
- a CDS encoding HipA domain-containing protein — MKLDVWMEALDAPVGKLVRADDGSLGFTYAQDLPTEGRISLSMPIRKDPYGDAATTAFFTNLLFEGRELDRVKAVYTIDRNDVAELLYHLGADCPGAISVTPEGTGPGKRPGIFPDDYQEIPEERMTQIVAALHFNGRLPEDERDPSPLAGVQPKLALVVHEGRYFQPKPDSRAPTTHILKVSPRDDISLTRREAALLGLARDIGLDVIEHEYLEFYDDETCADIGAILSRRFDRIQDGGEIRRLHSEDFCQALSLPRELKYERNAAPGGARFSAEMVGKLAAEAVVPAHFQMEFLRHTIFNLAVGNTDNHGKNASILYLGRNGELAPLYDVVPVFMDSRPTHRFSFLLGRAEFAEDLNIEDIEILMRDIGFRRPKFSGEWLGILSDVAAKTETLAETGDKLLADATAAQLGVLRDSLGIDLNIQARDFFPRNERDEKMNPGGWRGLS, encoded by the coding sequence GTGAAGCTCGATGTCTGGATGGAGGCGCTCGACGCGCCGGTGGGCAAACTTGTGCGCGCCGACGATGGAAGCCTCGGCTTCACCTATGCGCAGGATTTGCCCACGGAGGGCCGGATTTCCCTGTCGATGCCGATCCGGAAGGACCCATATGGCGATGCCGCGACCACGGCTTTTTTCACCAATCTCCTTTTCGAAGGGCGTGAGCTCGACCGGGTGAAGGCAGTTTACACGATCGATAGGAACGATGTCGCGGAACTTCTCTACCACCTCGGGGCGGATTGTCCTGGTGCGATATCCGTGACGCCGGAGGGAACCGGTCCGGGCAAGCGCCCGGGCATCTTCCCAGATGATTACCAAGAGATCCCCGAGGAGCGGATGACCCAGATCGTTGCAGCGCTCCATTTCAATGGGAGACTCCCTGAAGACGAGCGGGATCCATCGCCCCTGGCGGGGGTACAGCCGAAGCTGGCGCTGGTGGTTCATGAAGGTCGCTATTTTCAACCCAAGCCGGACAGCCGTGCCCCCACCACGCATATCCTGAAAGTTTCACCGCGGGACGACATAAGCCTGACACGGCGCGAAGCCGCGCTGCTGGGACTTGCCCGCGACATCGGCCTCGACGTGATCGAGCATGAATACCTGGAGTTCTACGACGACGAGACATGTGCTGATATCGGCGCAATCCTGTCACGGCGGTTTGATCGAATACAGGATGGCGGGGAGATCCGGCGACTACACTCAGAGGACTTCTGCCAGGCGCTGAGCTTGCCGCGCGAGTTAAAATACGAACGCAATGCCGCGCCGGGTGGCGCGCGATTTTCGGCCGAAATGGTTGGAAAACTGGCTGCGGAAGCCGTGGTTCCGGCGCATTTCCAGATGGAGTTCCTACGCCATACGATATTCAACTTGGCAGTCGGCAATACCGACAATCACGGCAAGAACGCCTCAATCTTGTATCTTGGACGAAATGGAGAACTGGCGCCGCTCTATGATGTCGTGCCGGTCTTCATGGATAGCAGGCCCACGCACCGATTCTCCTTCCTGTTGGGCCGCGCGGAGTTTGCCGAGGATCTTAACATTGAAGATATTGAGATACTGATGCGCGATATCGGCTTCCGCCGTCCAAAGTTTTCGGGTGAATGGTTGGGGATATTGTCAGATGTCGCGGCGAAGACGGAAACTCTTGCGGAGACCGGCGACAAGTTGCTGGCCGATGCCACAGCTGCCCAGTTAGGCGTACTTCGGGATTCGTTGGGAATTGATCTCAATATTCAGGCTCGAGATTTCTTCCCGCGCAACGAGCGCGACGAGAAAATGAACCCTGGAGGATGGCGAGGTCTCAGCTAA
- a CDS encoding ergot alkaloid biosynthesis protein, translating to MADRILVIGGKGTTGSRVVNRLGAAGAEVVIGTRRPIDPQDRFFDWADPASVAAFDGCAAVYVVAPTDRTDHLDVMRPFLEGAMARQVRRFVLLSSSLLERGGPMMGSVHAWLADNAPEWAVLRPSWFMQNFSDGPHARTIRDEDAIYSATGSARIGFIDADDIAALAVASLTSREPLNDDMILTGPEALSYEDTAGILSNVTGRTIRHVALSGSELAERFEAQGLPPEYARILAGLDEAIRTGVEDRTSDGVARLTGKTPGSFREFAQRHLERWRS from the coding sequence ATGGCTGATCGCATTCTGGTCATCGGCGGCAAGGGAACCACCGGCAGCCGGGTGGTAAATCGCCTCGGTGCCGCCGGTGCCGAGGTCGTCATCGGCACCCGCAGACCCATCGACCCCCAAGACCGTTTCTTCGACTGGGCAGACCCGGCCTCCGTCGCGGCCTTCGACGGCTGCGCGGCGGTCTATGTGGTCGCGCCCACGGACCGCACCGACCACCTCGACGTCATGCGTCCTTTTCTGGAAGGGGCCATGGCGCGTCAGGTGCGCCGCTTCGTCCTGCTCAGTTCTTCCCTGCTCGAGCGAGGCGGGCCGATGATGGGCAGCGTTCATGCTTGGCTGGCCGACAACGCACCCGAATGGGCCGTTCTGCGCCCTTCTTGGTTCATGCAGAATTTCTCGGATGGTCCCCACGCCCGAACCATCCGTGACGAAGATGCGATCTACAGTGCAACAGGCAGCGCCCGCATTGGCTTCATCGATGCCGACGACATCGCAGCCTTAGCCGTCGCCAGCCTGACGTCCCGCGAGCCCCTGAACGACGACATGATCCTGACCGGCCCCGAGGCGCTCAGCTACGAGGACACCGCTGGCATCCTATCCAATGTGACAGGTCGGACGATCCGCCATGTCGCCCTCTCCGGCAGTGAGTTGGCCGAGCGCTTCGAAGCGCAGGGCCTGCCACCCGAATACGCACGCATTCTCGCTGGCCTGGACGAGGCGATCCGCACCGGGGTCGAGGATCGCACGAGCGATGGCGTCGCGCGACTTACGGGTAAAACACCGGGGTCGTTCAGGGAGTTTGCTCAACGGCATTTGGAGCGCTGGCGATCTTGA
- a CDS encoding LuxR C-terminal-related transcriptional regulator, protein MFLIGSVVFFVFDVASDIYERVIASNAPSFLDLTHLFFEVFSAGALILAIRILVRQLRWLQARNTKQSESLSFLRGEMDSFVHGKFDEWNLTSAERDIAMYMLKGLSIAEIAAARSTAEGTVKAQTSNIFRKTGVASRMELMSLFMDEFLDVGAGIDGRLRQAG, encoded by the coding sequence TTGTTCCTGATCGGCAGCGTCGTCTTTTTCGTCTTCGACGTGGCGAGCGACATCTACGAGCGCGTGATCGCCAGCAATGCGCCGAGTTTTCTGGACCTGACGCACCTGTTCTTCGAGGTGTTTTCGGCCGGAGCGCTGATCTTGGCGATCCGGATCCTCGTTCGCCAATTGCGTTGGCTTCAGGCACGCAACACCAAGCAATCAGAGTCGCTCAGTTTCCTGCGCGGCGAAATGGACAGCTTCGTGCACGGAAAGTTCGATGAGTGGAACCTAACGTCAGCGGAGCGTGACATCGCGATGTATATGCTCAAGGGCCTGAGCATTGCCGAGATCGCTGCGGCCAGGTCCACCGCGGAAGGCACGGTCAAGGCGCAGACCTCAAACATTTTCCGCAAGACGGGCGTTGCCTCGCGCATGGAACTGATGAGCCTGTTCATGGACGAGTTCCTGGACGTCGGCGCGGGAATTGACGGCAGACTAAGGCAGGCCGGATAG
- a CDS encoding SDR family oxidoreductase codes for MTPKTPVALITGAGSGIGRAIALEAARSGHDLILVGRRLEPLEDTAAQLGANVRLVPADITTPAGRAAVVAAAGDRLDILVNNAGRLAVGRLTDLNDKEIAQTVGTNLTAAVQLTRDLVPALSATQGQIVNIGSMFGMIAFPYFSAYSATKFALRGLSDALRRELSEFGITVTYVAPRATRTPAQSTFAHLVEPFGMVLDSPERVASRAWAGIMAGRKTIYPGFGERIFALLQAMAPSLIDAALTHKAGTARAQAALNSYTRQKEA; via the coding sequence ATGACACCCAAGACCCCCGTTGCCCTGATCACCGGGGCCGGCTCCGGCATAGGCCGTGCGATTGCCCTCGAGGCGGCGCGGTCGGGCCATGATCTGATCCTCGTGGGGCGTCGGCTGGAGCCGCTCGAAGATACGGCGGCGCAACTCGGCGCCAACGTACGGCTTGTCCCCGCGGACATCACCACGCCCGCGGGCCGCGCCGCTGTCGTCGCGGCCGCCGGGGACCGTCTGGATATCCTGGTGAACAATGCCGGGCGGCTGGCGGTGGGGCGCCTCACGGACCTGAACGACAAGGAAATCGCACAGACCGTGGGCACCAACCTGACAGCCGCGGTGCAACTGACCCGCGACCTTGTCCCCGCCCTGTCAGCGACGCAGGGGCAGATCGTCAATATCGGCTCGATGTTCGGAATGATCGCCTTTCCCTATTTCTCGGCCTATTCGGCCACGAAATTCGCCCTGCGAGGCCTGTCCGACGCGCTGCGCCGCGAGTTGTCGGAGTTCGGCATCACCGTGACCTACGTGGCGCCCCGCGCCACACGCACCCCGGCACAAAGCACATTTGCCCATCTGGTCGAGCCTTTCGGAATGGTACTGGATTCGCCAGAGCGCGTCGCCAGTCGCGCCTGGGCGGGCATCATGGCGGGCCGCAAGACGATCTATCCCGGTTTTGGCGAACGCATCTTTGCGCTGCTTCAGGCGATGGCGCCGTCGCTGATCGACGCCGCGCTGACCCACAAGGCCGGCACAGCCCGCGCGCAGGCCGCGCTCAATTCCTACACCAGACAGAAAGAGGCTTGA
- a CDS encoding TauD/TfdA family dioxygenase, giving the protein MSYNIIRPTAEGQPVIDAPVVEQIRSHLQEDGWTLLRGFRPDMAAFSALTTALCRKITFDPAREYGDANTQKVDAGTGPIGLHTENGNTPVCPDIVAFYSPVAAFEGSQTTVCDGREVYGAMSDTQKARWQRDMIVERYLPEELWKRYLANEHPAISRPDEVTPEHVEQFRAAIPNQDFDMLDDGGINYRLTVAPVRGSALSGGQGFANAVLGPSHNYAPPRYRFGDTDLVSEDEIEEMRALAEACTHEINWQDGDIAVLDNTRVMHGRRAIIDTNRQLFIGMGNV; this is encoded by the coding sequence ATGAGCTACAACATCATCCGCCCCACCGCAGAGGGGCAGCCCGTGATCGACGCTCCCGTGGTGGAGCAGATCCGGTCGCACCTGCAAGAGGACGGCTGGACGCTTTTGCGCGGCTTTCGGCCCGATATGGCGGCATTCAGTGCGCTAACCACCGCGCTCTGTCGCAAGATCACGTTCGACCCGGCGCGCGAATACGGCGACGCCAACACGCAGAAGGTCGACGCCGGCACCGGCCCCATCGGCCTGCATACCGAGAACGGCAATACGCCCGTCTGTCCCGATATCGTTGCCTTCTACAGCCCGGTCGCGGCCTTTGAGGGCTCGCAGACGACCGTGTGCGACGGACGCGAGGTCTACGGCGCGATGAGTGATACTCAAAAGGCCCGGTGGCAGCGCGACATGATCGTGGAACGCTACCTGCCCGAGGAACTCTGGAAGCGCTACCTGGCCAACGAACATCCGGCCATTTCCCGTCCCGACGAGGTCACGCCTGAACATGTTGAACAGTTCCGCGCCGCGATCCCGAACCAGGATTTCGACATGCTGGACGATGGCGGCATCAACTACCGTCTGACCGTGGCGCCGGTGCGCGGCTCCGCCCTGTCCGGCGGTCAGGGGTTTGCCAACGCGGTGCTTGGCCCGTCGCACAACTACGCGCCGCCGCGCTATCGCTTTGGCGACACGGACCTCGTCAGCGAGGACGAGATCGAGGAGATGCGCGCGCTGGCCGAGGCCTGCACACACGAGATCAACTGGCAGGATGGCGATATCGCCGTTCTGGACAACACCCGCGTCATGCATGGCCGCCGCGCCATCATCGACACCAACCGCCAGCTGTTCATCGGCATGGGCAACGTCTGA
- a CDS encoding TetR-like C-terminal domain-containing protein — MERNRSDDKSPRKPSGAAVPRAELTEALYRAFFEEWAERGFSALSLERVAARAGAGKAAIYRRFSSRLAFAEAALTALGLGIALPKPAGPTLEADVLVLLLRVRAVLRHPLARRILPDLHAEAARSSEMRRINDRLAEARREQAQNLLDRAIHRGELPEEIDRELALDMLVAPLYWRMVVRGITPTRADLIIQSKAITAGLKMSSRDVARP; from the coding sequence ATGGAACGCAACCGTTCCGACGATAAATCTCCGCGCAAGCCATCCGGAGCGGCGGTCCCGCGCGCGGAACTGACTGAAGCCCTCTATCGCGCCTTTTTCGAGGAATGGGCCGAGCGCGGCTTCTCCGCGCTCAGTCTCGAACGGGTCGCGGCCCGCGCCGGTGCGGGCAAGGCGGCGATCTATCGTCGCTTTTCTTCGCGTCTGGCCTTCGCCGAGGCTGCGCTCACCGCCCTCGGTCTGGGTATCGCCCTGCCGAAGCCGGCGGGCCCGACGCTCGAGGCGGACGTGCTTGTTCTCCTGCTGCGGGTGCGAGCCGTGCTGCGGCATCCGCTTGCCCGCCGGATCCTGCCGGACCTTCACGCCGAAGCGGCCCGTTCGTCCGAGATGCGCAGGATCAACGACCGCCTGGCCGAAGCGAGACGCGAGCAGGCGCAAAACCTGTTGGACCGCGCAATCCACCGCGGGGAGCTGCCAGAGGAGATTGACCGCGAACTCGCGCTCGATATGCTCGTCGCGCCGCTCTATTGGCGGATGGTCGTGCGCGGGATAACGCCCACCCGAGCCGACCTGATCATCCAGAGCAAGGCCATCACGGCCGGCCTGAAGATGTCGAGCCGGGACGTCGCCCGCCCATGA
- a CDS encoding nuclear transport factor 2 family protein — protein MDDKFDCFSGLLRGALGSRLKAGPEIVDLFTEDVVFEFPYAPDGLPTRLKGIPALVDHLARLGPMLELGKFTLHRVHPSGETVVFEFSCRGRGVATGLPYDQDYISVVTLREGRIARYRDYWNPLVALSALGGAKAAAEAYAGETTHG, from the coding sequence ATGGACGACAAGTTCGACTGTTTCTCGGGCCTCTTGCGCGGCGCCCTCGGCTCCCGTTTGAAGGCGGGACCGGAAATCGTGGACCTCTTCACCGAAGACGTGGTCTTCGAGTTTCCCTATGCGCCCGATGGCCTGCCCACGCGGCTTAAGGGCATCCCGGCCCTCGTCGATCATCTGGCGCGTCTCGGCCCGATGCTGGAGCTGGGGAAATTCACGCTGCACCGAGTTCACCCCTCCGGGGAAACCGTGGTCTTCGAGTTTTCCTGCCGGGGTCGGGGCGTCGCAACGGGCCTGCCCTACGATCAGGATTACATTTCCGTCGTTACGCTCCGCGAGGGGCGCATCGCCCGCTACCGCGACTACTGGAACCCGCTTGTCGCACTCTCCGCGCTTGGCGGGGCGAAAGCGGCTGCAGAGGCCTACGCGGGGGAGACGACTCATGGCTGA
- a CDS encoding DUF2147 domain-containing protein — MKRIATLILFSLFAASPALADPIEGLWRTAPDDHGDVGYIRVGTCGASYCGVLERAENAKGEAIQPDTLGRKIVWNLTHSSATEYKGRIYAPDRDKEYMSKLELSDNRISVNGCVLGGLICRNGGQWTRVQ; from the coding sequence ATGAAACGTATCGCGACCCTCATCCTGTTTTCCCTTTTTGCCGCCAGCCCGGCGCTGGCCGACCCGATTGAAGGCCTCTGGAGAACCGCGCCCGATGACCACGGCGATGTCGGCTATATCCGCGTCGGCACCTGCGGCGCGAGTTATTGCGGTGTGCTGGAGCGTGCGGAAAACGCAAAAGGTGAAGCGATCCAGCCCGATACGCTTGGCCGCAAGATCGTCTGGAACCTGACCCACAGCAGCGCAACCGAATACAAGGGCCGGATCTATGCCCCCGACCGCGACAAGGAATACATGTCGAAGCTGGAGCTCTCGGACAATCGCATCTCGGTCAATGGTTGCGTGCTTGGCGGGTTGATCTGCCGCAACGGCGGCCAGTGGACTCGGGTGCAGTAA
- a CDS encoding alpha/beta fold hydrolase, translating into MIGVGLWLAPSFTSASAGKADLPVRRKMVDAIDGRFHVIEQGEGPAVVFCHGFPDTAETWRSQMQAVAEAGYRAIALDMRGYGQSHAPTDPDLYTSLHIVGDLVGVLDALSIDTAVIVGHDWGADHAQRAALMRPDRFRAVVSLSIPFAPRGEIDQWQALRDQGLGDTYYAFDLMKPGAEASFADAARSIPSILYWLSASPEPAKRWDPADPDLHMLRPAPTAVPDWAAPAYVRHTIETFWRTGFRGGLNYYRALPRTFDLMPAYKDAVIRQPALYIWGAADGLCRMFHPETPSLVELREAQPNLVRQVRLENVGHWVHHEAAGRVNTALTDFLSDL; encoded by the coding sequence ATGATCGGGGTCGGCCTCTGGCTTGCGCCGTCCTTCACCAGCGCGTCTGCCGGCAAGGCCGATCTGCCCGTGCGGCGCAAGATGGTCGACGCCATCGACGGCCGTTTCCACGTGATCGAGCAGGGTGAAGGTCCGGCCGTGGTGTTCTGTCACGGCTTTCCCGACACGGCAGAGACCTGGCGCAGCCAGATGCAGGCCGTTGCCGAGGCGGGTTACAGGGCCATTGCGCTGGATATGCGGGGGTACGGTCAAAGCCACGCGCCGACCGACCCCGATCTCTACACCTCGCTCCATATCGTCGGTGACCTCGTCGGCGTGCTGGACGCACTGTCGATCGACACAGCGGTGATCGTCGGCCACGATTGGGGGGCCGACCACGCACAGCGCGCGGCCCTGATGCGACCCGATCGGTTCCGGGCCGTCGTCAGCCTCAGCATTCCCTTCGCCCCGCGCGGGGAGATCGACCAGTGGCAGGCTTTGCGCGATCAGGGTCTGGGCGACACCTACTACGCCTTCGACCTGATGAAGCCGGGCGCGGAGGCCAGCTTTGCCGACGCGGCGCGGTCGATCCCGAGCATTCTCTACTGGCTGTCGGCGAGCCCGGAGCCTGCGAAGAGATGGGATCCGGCCGACCCCGACCTTCACATGCTGCGGCCTGCGCCGACAGCCGTGCCGGACTGGGCCGCACCCGCCTATGTGCGCCACACCATCGAGACCTTCTGGCGCACCGGCTTCCGCGGCGGGCTCAACTATTACCGCGCGCTGCCCCGGACCTTCGATCTGATGCCGGCCTACAAGGACGCCGTCATCCGCCAGCCAGCCCTCTACATCTGGGGCGCGGCCGACGGGCTGTGCCGGATGTTCCATCCGGAAACGCCGAGCCTTGTGGAGTTACGCGAGGCGCAGCCCAACCTCGTGCGTCAGGTTCGGCTCGAGAATGTCGGCCACTGGGTGCATCACGAGGCCGCCGGGCGGGTGAACACGGCCCTCACGGACTTCCTCTCGGACCTCTGA
- a CDS encoding AMP-binding protein: protein MTHRVFRALALHGLRTPYKAALRSNARRINYGSLANFLAQSANILAGSPRVVGITTSDPLEAALADLALTFHGHVAVHVPPFFSTVQRAHIFEAAGIETFIGECDAAAVTEGLPRPEECPPLDGPLSLPVIGARRIIFTSGSSGTPKGVLIGEKQMAAAIAGLDKAILPNSEDTHLSLLPMAQLLEQVAGLYLPLLAGAEVCFCPEALHALFGGPMAPVMAAMSEARPTTTVLVPALLSRMVSELKSTERIAPESLRLVAVGGAMTSPALLTSAKSQGLPVCEGYGLSECCSVVALNMPERARPGTVGKVLDGVQVRIDDGEIVVSGPTVMEGYVGQSPVTGEWRTGDLGRIEDGHLIVEGRKDWLIVTPQGRNINPEWVEACLCADPCIPAAGLHLAQDGQLEIIAVVTGPVDPARIERLLAGLPHYARPVRVRFVPASHEGLLKPGGGIDRSQLPQLSAMLPYHSLSHDQKECVA, encoded by the coding sequence ATGACTCATCGTGTTTTTCGTGCGCTGGCCCTGCATGGTCTGCGAACCCCTTACAAGGCCGCTCTGCGCTCGAATGCGCGGCGCATCAATTACGGCTCCCTGGCGAATTTCCTCGCCCAAAGCGCCAACATACTTGCAGGCAGCCCGCGGGTTGTCGGGATTACCACCAGCGATCCGCTGGAGGCCGCCCTTGCCGATCTGGCGTTAACCTTTCACGGTCATGTTGCGGTGCATGTGCCGCCGTTCTTCTCGACCGTCCAAAGGGCGCATATCTTCGAGGCTGCCGGCATCGAGACATTCATCGGCGAGTGTGACGCGGCGGCGGTGACCGAAGGTTTGCCGCGCCCGGAAGAGTGCCCGCCTCTGGACGGTCCGCTAAGCCTGCCTGTCATCGGTGCACGGCGAATCATCTTTACATCGGGATCATCCGGGACGCCGAAGGGTGTGCTTATCGGTGAAAAACAGATGGCGGCGGCGATTGCCGGGCTCGACAAAGCGATATTACCCAATTCGGAAGATACACATCTTTCGCTTCTCCCCATGGCGCAACTTCTGGAACAGGTGGCTGGTCTCTACCTGCCACTTCTGGCTGGCGCCGAGGTCTGTTTCTGTCCGGAGGCTCTGCATGCGCTCTTCGGCGGGCCGATGGCGCCGGTCATGGCGGCTATGAGTGAAGCACGTCCGACCACGACGGTCCTTGTTCCCGCGCTGCTCTCGAGGATGGTGTCCGAGCTCAAGTCAACCGAGCGTATCGCCCCCGAGAGCCTGCGCCTTGTTGCCGTGGGCGGCGCGATGACCTCGCCGGCTCTGCTCACCAGTGCCAAGAGCCAAGGCCTGCCCGTCTGCGAGGGCTACGGTCTTTCGGAATGCTGCTCGGTCGTGGCATTGAACATGCCGGAAAGAGCACGGCCGGGGACGGTAGGCAAGGTTCTGGACGGGGTCCAGGTGCGCATCGACGATGGCGAGATCGTCGTGTCGGGTCCGACCGTGATGGAAGGTTATGTCGGGCAGTCGCCGGTCACGGGCGAGTGGCGCACCGGAGACCTTGGGCGTATCGAGGATGGTCACCTGATCGTGGAGGGCCGCAAGGACTGGCTGATCGTCACGCCGCAGGGCCGCAACATCAATCCCGAGTGGGTCGAGGCCTGCCTTTGCGCCGATCCATGCATTCCCGCCGCCGGGCTTCATCTGGCGCAGGACGGACAGCTTGAGATCATCGCCGTTGTCACCGGGCCAGTCGATCCTGCAAGAATCGAACGCCTGTTGGCAGGCCTGCCGCACTATGCCCGCCCAGTGCGCGTACGCTTCGTACCTGCGTCGCATGAAGGGCTTCTGAAACCCGGCGGCGGCATTGACCGGAGTCAGCTTCCACAGCTCTCGGCGATGCTGCCGTACCATTCCCTTTCCCATGACCAGAAGGAGTGTGTCGCATGA
- a CDS encoding NAD(P)-dependent oxidoreductase, with protein sequence MTHDPILFVGGSGIVGRQAARYLRDAHPEAPLLIGGRDLGRASAVAAELRNAEGVAVDLSAPDLGLGDRPVSALALFFKDDAIACLRFAQARGIPYLSISSGVHEIGPEVAAYMHAPNASAVVLGAEWLVGATTVPAMLAAREFSTIDSVRISAIIDDEDVGGAATDADMERLTRTMPAALTVEDGDYLWRTGDGAQTSVIALDGTRMPADVFSPYDVLVLANETRARDVEFRLAVGESSSRRRGEPLSTEIIVDLSGTDLAGQPLQVRQAVVHPGGQMPLTGLGVAMVMERLAGLQNQAVGVGLYFPFQLVDPETYQRRLEAIGGSILPLQG encoded by the coding sequence ATGACACACGACCCCATTCTCTTCGTCGGCGGCTCCGGCATCGTCGGCCGCCAGGCCGCGCGATACCTGCGTGACGCGCATCCCGAGGCGCCGCTTCTGATCGGCGGCCGCGACCTCGGGCGTGCCAGTGCGGTTGCCGCGGAACTCCGCAACGCGGAAGGCGTCGCAGTCGACCTCTCGGCCCCCGACCTGGGCCTCGGAGACCGGCCGGTCTCGGCGCTCGCCCTCTTCTTCAAGGACGACGCCATCGCGTGTCTGCGGTTCGCACAGGCGCGTGGCATTCCGTATCTGAGCATATCGTCGGGCGTCCATGAAATCGGCCCCGAGGTCGCGGCCTACATGCATGCGCCGAACGCGTCTGCGGTCGTTCTCGGCGCCGAATGGCTTGTCGGAGCGACGACCGTGCCCGCCATGCTGGCCGCGCGGGAATTCTCGACCATCGACAGCGTGCGCATCAGCGCAATCATCGACGACGAAGACGTGGGCGGAGCCGCCACCGATGCGGACATGGAGCGCCTGACACGGACCATGCCCGCGGCGCTGACGGTAGAAGACGGCGACTATCTCTGGCGGACGGGCGACGGTGCGCAGACCAGCGTGATCGCGCTCGACGGCACCCGGATGCCGGCCGACGTCTTCTCTCCCTACGACGTGCTGGTCCTTGCGAACGAGACCCGGGCACGCGATGTCGAGTTCCGCCTCGCGGTTGGCGAGAGCTCCTCCCGCCGGCGTGGAGAGCCGCTTTCCACCGAGATCATCGTGGACCTGTCCGGGACCGACCTCGCAGGCCAGCCGCTCCAGGTGCGCCAGGCGGTCGTACATCCCGGGGGCCAGATGCCACTGACCGGCCTCGGGGTGGCCATGGTCATGGAAAGGCTGGCGGGTCTGCAAAACCAAGCGGTCGGCGTGGGGCTCTACTTTCCCTTCCAGCTCGTCGACCCGGAAACCTACCAGAGAAGGCTTGAGGCTATCGGAGGATCGATACTCCCCCTGCAGGGGTAA
- a CDS encoding thermostable hemolysin, which translates to MRTTIAVDDDPSTQLLFEQALEHIARSYRRTFSADTRIRPSRLVITTDPTGAVACAASIRCNDEAFFSQQYLDAPVSELLSRRTGLAVGPVEILEVGGLACSSPFSAYPTLRALFEWGRERGISWGLFTATTEVRRLIQRARITPLMLAPADASRVLDPDQWGEYYDHDPWVCAFRDPVQMVDAAIPRAETA; encoded by the coding sequence ATGAGAACCACCATTGCCGTGGACGATGATCCATCAACTCAGCTCCTGTTCGAGCAGGCCTTGGAGCATATTGCGCGTAGCTATCGCAGGACCTTTTCCGCGGACACGCGTATCCGTCCCTCGCGCCTCGTGATCACAACGGATCCCACCGGCGCGGTGGCTTGCGCCGCAAGCATCCGGTGCAATGACGAAGCCTTTTTCTCACAACAGTACCTTGACGCACCGGTCAGCGAGCTTCTGTCGCGTCGGACCGGGTTGGCGGTGGGGCCCGTGGAGATCCTCGAAGTTGGAGGGCTTGCCTGCAGTTCGCCGTTTTCAGCCTATCCGACCCTGCGCGCCCTCTTCGAATGGGGACGGGAGCGCGGGATCAGCTGGGGGCTTTTTACGGCCACCACCGAGGTACGGCGGCTGATCCAGAGGGCGCGGATCACGCCGCTCATGCTGGCGCCAGCGGACGCCAGCCGGGTCCTGGATCCGGATCAATGGGGCGAATACTACGACCATGATCCGTGGGTCTGCGCCTTTCGCGATCCGGTTCAGATGGTTGATGCCGCGATTCCGCGAGCGGAGACCGCCTGA